One region of Flavobacterium sp. KACC 22763 genomic DNA includes:
- a CDS encoding TonB-dependent receptor plug domain-containing protein, with amino-acid sequence MKKNVLIVLGLVTFSGLYAQDNKKEQDSLKNNELSEVTIIGSRSKNRVKTDVPVPVDVFNVSEITKGAPQTSVTQILNYVAPSFTSNPTSTADATDHVDPAQLRGLGPDQVLILVNGKRRHTSALVNINGSPGRGSVGTDLNAIPSFAIERIEVLRDGAAAQYGSDAIAGVINIVLKKNANYLTGGIQYGANLSSGSNNFEGGADGQTAQIDLNYGTSLGKPGSFLNITGTAVTRQATSRAGIRSNAIFNAYNAVENRAAQDGVEINSLFSNINTTTNSAQILSSLKQYAPQVSYFTPAQQNAIASASTITQMQTALNFDVTNNELAYRGQQRSDYNMSVGQSELAAGQVYFNAKYPLSEITSLYSFGGVSYRGGKSYAFNRLPNGSGTFTQVYQNGFLPEIESKILDASGAVGVNTQLFGFDTDLSTNLGTNSFNYDVNNTINATLGTNSPFSFDAGKVSFLQSTTNLDFSRKYDVLAGLNVAFGGEFRYENYQIKAGEEASYGLYDVNGNLVSGILPSNSPLIVTDFFGNKRGAGAQGFSGFQPSDAKEKDRQSGAAYVDLELNATEKWLINGAARYENYSDFGNTVTFKLASLLKLNDNINWRISGQTGFRAPSLQQRYFESSSTQFINGAPYQVGYFTNDSQAAKSIGIESLKPEKSKSISTGFTFKIPEANITIATDAYFTRINDRIVLSGQYSRPTDAQIAAATSPEQAEALTLFQQAFDLKGVERASFWTNGIDSETKGIDLVISQKYDVIQDFTIRNDFALSFNETKRVGDLHIPQSIVNAGGEPYIYSFFPESSRVYLEEAIPKLKANLMTTFNIKKLDIYLRNSYFGKVTDPGATDVNLDGFSSVYEHPEYSAKLVTDLSLGYQINEHLRATIGVNNIGDVYPDRNNPATPAFTNTTPTLSPAPSTDLTNANQFAYSRAVSQFGLNGRFGFARLSFKF; translated from the coding sequence ATGAAGAAAAATGTACTAATCGTTTTAGGTCTTGTGACATTTTCAGGACTTTATGCTCAAGACAATAAAAAAGAGCAAGACAGTTTAAAAAACAACGAACTGTCTGAAGTTACTATTATTGGATCAAGAAGTAAAAACAGAGTAAAAACAGATGTGCCAGTTCCGGTTGATGTTTTTAACGTATCAGAAATAACAAAAGGAGCACCGCAAACGAGCGTAACTCAAATTTTAAACTATGTTGCTCCTTCGTTTACGAGTAACCCAACATCTACAGCAGATGCAACAGACCACGTTGATCCTGCACAATTAAGAGGATTAGGGCCAGATCAAGTTTTGATTTTAGTAAACGGAAAAAGAAGACACACCAGTGCTTTAGTAAACATAAACGGATCGCCAGGAAGAGGATCTGTTGGGACGGACCTAAATGCAATTCCATCTTTTGCCATAGAAAGAATTGAAGTTTTAAGAGATGGAGCTGCCGCACAATACGGTTCTGATGCGATTGCGGGAGTTATTAATATTGTCTTGAAAAAGAATGCTAATTATTTGACTGGAGGAATTCAATACGGAGCAAACCTATCTTCAGGATCAAATAATTTTGAAGGAGGAGCAGACGGACAAACGGCCCAAATCGATTTAAACTACGGAACCTCATTAGGCAAGCCAGGAAGTTTCTTAAATATTACAGGAACTGCCGTAACAAGACAAGCCACAAGCAGAGCAGGAATTAGAAGTAATGCTATTTTTAATGCTTACAATGCAGTAGAAAACAGAGCAGCGCAAGATGGAGTAGAGATTAATTCGCTATTTAGCAATATTAATACGACTACAAATTCAGCTCAGATTTTGTCATCATTAAAACAATATGCGCCGCAAGTAAGTTATTTTACACCAGCTCAGCAAAACGCTATTGCATCAGCTTCAACAATTACGCAGATGCAGACGGCTTTAAATTTTGATGTAACTAATAATGAATTAGCTTACAGAGGCCAGCAGAGAAGTGATTATAATATGAGTGTTGGTCAGTCGGAATTGGCAGCAGGGCAAGTGTATTTTAATGCTAAATATCCTTTGAGCGAAATCACTTCATTGTATTCTTTTGGAGGTGTTTCTTATAGAGGCGGTAAATCATATGCATTTAATAGACTCCCAAACGGTTCAGGGACTTTTACGCAAGTGTACCAAAACGGATTCTTGCCAGAAATTGAATCAAAAATTTTGGATGCTTCTGGAGCAGTTGGAGTAAATACACAATTATTTGGGTTTGATACTGATTTAAGTACCAACTTAGGAACAAACTCTTTTAATTATGATGTAAATAATACCATCAATGCAACTTTAGGAACAAACTCTCCATTTAGTTTTGATGCCGGAAAAGTTTCGTTTTTACAAAGCACAACCAATTTAGATTTTAGTAGAAAATACGATGTTCTTGCTGGACTGAATGTTGCTTTTGGAGGTGAATTCAGATATGAAAACTACCAAATAAAAGCAGGAGAAGAAGCTTCTTACGGATTGTATGATGTAAACGGAAATCTGGTTTCAGGAATTCTGCCAAGCAATTCACCATTAATTGTAACTGACTTCTTTGGAAACAAGCGTGGAGCTGGAGCGCAAGGATTTTCAGGATTCCAGCCTTCAGATGCTAAAGAAAAAGACAGACAAAGTGGTGCTGCTTATGTTGATTTAGAATTGAATGCTACTGAAAAATGGCTTATAAATGGAGCTGCACGTTATGAAAATTATTCAGATTTTGGAAATACGGTTACGTTTAAATTGGCTTCTCTTTTAAAATTAAATGATAATATCAATTGGAGAATTTCTGGACAGACTGGTTTTAGAGCGCCTTCTTTACAGCAAAGATATTTTGAGTCAAGTTCTACTCAGTTTATAAATGGTGCTCCTTATCAAGTTGGCTATTTTACAAACGATTCGCAAGCAGCAAAAAGTATTGGAATTGAAAGTTTAAAACCAGAAAAATCAAAAAGCATCAGTACAGGATTTACATTCAAAATTCCTGAAGCTAACATAACCATTGCAACTGATGCTTATTTTACAAGAATCAACGACAGAATTGTATTGTCTGGACAATATTCAAGACCAACAGATGCACAGATCGCAGCGGCAACTTCGCCAGAACAGGCTGAGGCGTTGACTTTATTTCAGCAGGCATTTGATTTGAAAGGTGTAGAAAGAGCTTCGTTCTGGACAAACGGAATCGATTCTGAAACAAAAGGAATTGATTTGGTGATTTCTCAGAAATATGATGTAATTCAAGATTTCACAATTAGAAACGATTTTGCATTAAGCTTTAATGAAACCAAAAGAGTGGGCGATTTGCATATTCCGCAATCAATCGTTAATGCAGGAGGAGAACCTTATATTTATTCTTTCTTTCCAGAATCAAGCCGAGTATATTTAGAAGAAGCTATTCCGAAATTGAAAGCCAATTTGATGACAACTTTCAATATTAAAAAACTGGATATTTATTTAAGAAACAGCTATTTCGGAAAAGTTACAGATCCAGGAGCAACAGATGTTAATCTAGACGGATTTTCTTCTGTGTACGAGCATCCAGAATACAGCGCAAAATTGGTTACCGATTTATCTTTAGGATATCAGATCAACGAGCATTTGAGAGCAACAATTGGGGTTAATAATATAGGAGATGTTTATCCGGATAGAAATAATCCTGCAACTCCTGCCTTTACAAACACAACGCCAACTTTGTCGCCAGCGCCAAGTACAGATTTAACAAATGCGAATCAGTTTGCGTATTCAAGAGCAGTTTCTCAATTCGGATTAAACGGAAGATTTGGTTTTGCCCGATTGAGCTTTAAATTTTAA
- a CDS encoding O-acetylhomoserine aminocarboxypropyltransferase/cysteine synthase family protein, which produces MSTQKFATNALHAGHDVTKNAGTRAVPIYQTSSYVFNNADHAANLFGLAEAGFIYTRLNNPTNDILEQRLTALEGGIGAVVTASGASAISTTLLTLLKAGDHIVASNSLYGGTYNLLKVTLPRLGITTTFVDPSKAENFTKAAKENTRAFFVESLGNPKLDVLDLKAISAEAKAFKVPFIVDNTVATPYLLNPIKYGADIVIHSLTKYIAGNGTSLGGVIIDAGNFDWANGKFPEFTEPSAGYHGLVYHEALGNAAFIAKARIEGLRDFGAALSPFNAFQIIQGLETLPIRIKKHSENALALAEWLEKQDEVVWVNYPGLKSNKYNALAKEYLPEGQSGIITFGLKGGFDAAKKVVDDTKLFSLLANIGDTKSLIIHPASTTHQQLTEAEQIETGVSKDLIRLSVGIEDIEDLIADLQTVFESVSLSQFSINKN; this is translated from the coding sequence ATGAGTACACAAAAATTTGCAACAAACGCATTACACGCAGGACACGACGTAACTAAAAACGCAGGAACTAGAGCCGTGCCAATTTACCAGACATCATCATATGTATTTAATAATGCAGATCATGCTGCCAATTTATTTGGTCTTGCTGAAGCAGGATTTATTTATACAAGATTAAATAACCCGACAAACGATATTTTAGAGCAGCGACTGACGGCGCTCGAAGGCGGAATTGGAGCTGTAGTAACCGCTTCTGGAGCATCTGCAATTTCAACAACTTTATTGACTTTGCTAAAAGCAGGAGATCATATCGTAGCTTCAAACAGTTTATACGGAGGAACGTATAATCTTTTAAAAGTTACGTTGCCAAGATTAGGAATTACAACCACATTTGTAGATCCTTCAAAAGCTGAAAATTTTACCAAAGCAGCAAAAGAAAACACAAGAGCTTTCTTTGTTGAGTCTCTTGGAAATCCAAAATTAGACGTACTAGACTTAAAAGCAATTTCGGCAGAAGCCAAAGCATTCAAAGTACCATTTATAGTAGACAATACAGTTGCGACACCTTATTTATTAAACCCAATTAAATATGGTGCCGATATTGTAATTCACTCCTTAACAAAATATATCGCAGGAAACGGAACTTCATTAGGAGGCGTTATCATTGATGCTGGAAACTTTGATTGGGCAAACGGAAAATTCCCTGAATTTACCGAACCATCTGCAGGATACCACGGATTAGTATATCACGAAGCCTTAGGAAATGCAGCTTTTATTGCAAAAGCTCGAATTGAAGGGCTGCGTGATTTTGGTGCTGCTTTGAGTCCATTTAATGCTTTTCAGATTATTCAGGGACTAGAAACACTTCCAATTCGAATCAAGAAACACAGTGAAAATGCTTTGGCTCTAGCTGAATGGTTAGAAAAACAAGATGAGGTGGTTTGGGTAAATTATCCAGGTCTAAAATCGAATAAATATAATGCTTTGGCTAAAGAATATCTTCCTGAAGGGCAAAGCGGCATTATCACGTTCGGATTAAAAGGAGGTTTTGATGCGGCTAAAAAAGTGGTAGATGACACAAAATTGTTCTCTCTGCTAGCGAATATTGGTGACACAAAATCACTGATTATTCACCCAGCAAGTACAACACACCAGCAATTGACAGAAGCAGAACAAATAGAAACAGGAGTTTCTAAAGATTTGATTCGTCTGTCTGTTGGAATTGAAGATATCGAAGATTTAATTGCAGATCTGCAAACTGTTTTTGAGAGCGTTTCGCTTTCTCAATTCAGCATCAATAAAAATTAG